The sequence below is a genomic window from Methylophilus sp. DW102.
TGGGCTCAAATTCATCATGTGTGACGGGGGTAGCATGAAGTCATTATTCAGCAGTGTGTTTTTCATTTATCTTGCCTGCGCCGGCCTCGGCGCGCATGCGCAAGACCCGCAGGCGATCCGAACGCTGGCAGCATCTTGTGCCGCCTGCCATGGCCCGGCCGGCAACAGCCTGGGCGGCACAGCGACACTGGCTGCGCTCAATCAAGCCTATTTTATCCAGCGCATGCAGGGCTTTAAAGACGGCTCGGTCAGCGCGACGGTGATGCACCATCATGCCAAAGGACTCACAACAGAAGAGATTGCGGACTTGGCGGCCTATTTTGCACAACAACCCAGACAGACGCCTCCCGCCTTGCCCAAGCAATCTTTTTTAGGGAGACAGTGATGACCGCCGCATTTGAACACCCCCCACTGACGCCCAATGGCCGCAGACAATTTGTACGTTCCATCGTCTATGGCGGTCTGGCCTTTTATGGTCTGCCTGCGTTTGCACGCGCGAGCAAACCACCGCTTGGCCATGTCGTCGTGGTTGGTGCAGGCTTTGCAGGGCTCACGGCCGCCAAATATTTACGCGACTGGAGCATGGGCAATCTTAAAGTCACTGTGATCGAACCGAATCCACAGTTCATTTCCTGCCCGCAAAGCAATCTGGTCTTGGGTGGCAGCCGCACACTGGACGACTTGAGTTTTAGCTATGCGTTGTCACGCAAACAGCATGGCATCGACTGGGTACAAGATACGGTCACCAGTGTTGATCTGACCAACAAACAAGTACAGCTGACGCGCGGTCATCTGCATTATGACCGCCTGGTTCTGGCCCCCGGAGTTGATTTCAATTACGCAAGCATCACCGGCATGACCACGCCAGTGACCGACATCCCCCATGCCTGGAAAGCCGGCCTGCAAACTTTGCAATTACGGCAGCAACTGGAGCAGATGCCGGATGGCGGCGTATTTGTGATGACCATCCCGCCCGGCCCTTATCGCTGCCCGCCCGGCCCCTATGAGCGCGCTTGCCAGGTGGCGCATTACTTCAAACAACACAAACCGCGTAGCAAAGTCGTTATTCTGGATGCCAATGCAGACATCGTGTCGAAAAAAGGCTTGTTTTTGCAGAGTTTTCAGGGCGCATACAAAGACCTGATCGAATACCACAACAACAGTACCATTCTGCAGCTGGATCCGGTGAGCAAAACAGTCAAAACTGACTTTGAATCGGTCAAGGCCGATGTCCTGAATGTCATCCCGCCGCAGCTGGCAGGCAAGGTTGCGCAAGTGGCTGGGCTGGTCAATGTGGATCAGCGCTGGTGTGAGGTGGACTTTGTCACCTATGCCTCTACGCTGCAACCGGACGTGCATATTATCGGTGACAGTATTTCTGCCGGCTTGCCCAAATCCGCCCATATGGCGACCTCACAGGCCAAGGTGTGTGCGGCAGCCATCATCGCCATGCAAAGCGGTCACGTGCCCAATCCATTGCCGGTGTTTGCCAATACCTGCTACAGCTTTGTCGATGACCAGCAGGCCATGCATGTCGCCAATGTTTATCGTTATGACTCTGTTAAGAAAAGCATGGCGTCTGCGGAGGGCGGCGGCGTTTCAGCCAAGGCCAGCGTGCAGGAAGGGGAATATGCCCAGGCCTGGGCGCAGAATATCTGGGCAGATACGCTGACATGATGACTGCCGCGCTCAGTGCTGTCAGAGAACAGCGGTCACTGTTGGCTGGCCTGATGCTGATTAGCCTGGGCATGGCAACCGGGTTACATGACGCCACCGCGCAACCTCTGGCGACAGACGCCCTGCGCAATCTCAAGGCGCCTGACGGGCTGCAAATTGAGCGCTTTAGTGATGTGAGCGCCTGGGGCATGCCTCGCATGCTGGCGCTGGATCCGCAAGGTCAGTTACTGGTGAGTCTGGCGGACACTGGCCGTATTCTGAGACTGGACCAAGCGGGTCATGCCGAGGTGATCGCACAAGGACTCAATAGCCCGCAAGGCCTCACCCTGCTAGGAAAAGACCTGCTGGTTGCAGAGCAAACCGGCGTGGTGAAATTGCCCTGGCAAGACAGCCATTGGGGGCCGCCACAGCCATTTATCCGCAACTTGCCCAGTGGCGGCCACCCCCTCAAAACGGTCAAGGTGTCGCCAGATGGCTATGTCTTTGTCAACGTGGGCTCCAGCTGTAATGTCTGTGTGGAAGACAACCCGCTACGCGCCACATTACTGCGCTTTGCCGCAGATGGCCGACCTGCCGGTGCGCTGGTCACGCTGGGCTGGCATGCCCAAAGCGCGGTCTGGGCGACCGGACTGCGTAACACGCAGGGGTTCACCTGGCATCCACAAACAGGTGCGCTGTTTGCCACCAACAATGGTGCCGACAATCGCAGCAGCCAGGCTCATGGTGCCGTTGATGATGACCTGCCACCAGAGCACTTGAACCAGATTGAAGGCGGAAAATCCTATGGCTGGCCCTATTGCTGGGGCGATCCGGCACAACCAGGCAAGCTGTTTGCAGACCCAAATATGCCAGGCGCCGCAGCAGCCTGCCAACAATCGCAGGCGCCCGCCCTGCAACTCCCCGCCCACAGCACACCGATAGGCATCACTTTTTTGCAGCACAGCCGGCTTCCCGCAGAAATGCGTGAGGATGCCATTGTCGCGCTGCACGGTTCATGGAATCGCAAACAGCCCAGCGGCTACGCCTTGCTGCGTGTACAATTCAGGAACCAACAACCTGTCGCAACCGTCCCATTCATTGAGGGTTGGCTGCAAGACAATCAGGCCTGGGGCCGACCGGTAGACGTGATCGTCGGTGCCGATGGCTGGCTCTATGTGAGTGATGACCTGACCGGCTGGATTTACCGTATCCGTGAGAAAACGCTGCAATAAAAAATTTATGCCACAGACCCGTTCTGGTCTGGGTGAATTGTTTGAGGAGATTGAAATGAAACGTCTTTTAACGTACTTAAGCGGCGCCCTGTGCCTGGCTTTGACGCCTGTTACCCAGGCAGGTGCCCAGCCTTCATTGGTCATTCAGGTGCCAGAGTCTTTTTACCAGCATCCGGTGCGTTTGCTCAACCCCTATTTAGTTTACTGGCACAATCGCGCTGAAATTGCAGAGTCGGTTGGCTTGAACAGCTTTCAGGCACAACATTACACCACATCCAGCTGCCAAGCCGAAGCACAAGGCCAGGCATTGGTCGTGATCGAACCGAATATGTTTTACAACCCGCAAACTGGGGTGTTTTATAGCGAGATTACGGCCAGAGTTTATAACACCCCGGCTGCGGATAGCGCGCTAGGCAAACCACTGATGACGGTGAAAGGCGAAGGCCAGTCGCGTGGCTGGCTGACCTACAATGTAGAGAATTTTGCCCGACAGTCCTACCAGCAGGCATTTGAGCAAGTGATCCAGAAAATCCAGCAAAACCCGGCTTATGAGCCCTCTGTCGTAGCCGCGCCCGTTCAAACCTACCAAGCCTTGTGCAACAGCATTGATACGCTATCACAACCTAAAGCCCTGTTCTAGAAAGAAAATATGCAATCATTCATCTCGAACACACCGTCATGGATACAATGGCTGTTGGCCAGCAGCCTAACCCTGACCAGCCTGGCCAGCCATGCGCACCCCCTGGAGCCGGTCAAAGGTCTGCTGACGCCCGAGTCCGTCGTACAAGCGGCCGATGGCAAAATTTATGTGTCAGAAATCAATGGCTTTGGCCAGGATGGCGACGGGCAAATCCGTGTACTGGACCATGGCCAGTCCTCCGTCCTGGTGCAAGGGCTGGATGACCCCAAAGGCCTGGTGATCATTGCCAATGACTTGTATATTGCGGACAAAACGCGGGTACTGCGCGTCGCGCTCAATCAGCCGGGCGCGGTTGCAGAAGTGTTTTTATCTGCCAACGAGTTCACCAAACCGCCACAATTCCTCAACGATCTGGCGGCAGATGCCAATGGCAATCTGTATATCAGCGATAGCGGCGACATT
It includes:
- a CDS encoding c-type cytochrome; the protein is MKSLFSSVFFIYLACAGLGAHAQDPQAIRTLAASCAACHGPAGNSLGGTATLAALNQAYFIQRMQGFKDGSVSATVMHHHAKGLTTEEIADLAAYFAQQPRQTPPALPKQSFLGRQ
- a CDS encoding NAD(P)/FAD-dependent oxidoreductase, with the translated sequence MTAAFEHPPLTPNGRRQFVRSIVYGGLAFYGLPAFARASKPPLGHVVVVGAGFAGLTAAKYLRDWSMGNLKVTVIEPNPQFISCPQSNLVLGGSRTLDDLSFSYALSRKQHGIDWVQDTVTSVDLTNKQVQLTRGHLHYDRLVLAPGVDFNYASITGMTTPVTDIPHAWKAGLQTLQLRQQLEQMPDGGVFVMTIPPGPYRCPPGPYERACQVAHYFKQHKPRSKVVILDANADIVSKKGLFLQSFQGAYKDLIEYHNNSTILQLDPVSKTVKTDFESVKADVLNVIPPQLAGKVAQVAGLVNVDQRWCEVDFVTYASTLQPDVHIIGDSISAGLPKSAHMATSQAKVCAAAIIAMQSGHVPNPLPVFANTCYSFVDDQQAMHVANVYRYDSVKKSMASAEGGGVSAKASVQEGEYAQAWAQNIWADTLT
- a CDS encoding PQQ-dependent sugar dehydrogenase; the protein is MMTAALSAVREQRSLLAGLMLISLGMATGLHDATAQPLATDALRNLKAPDGLQIERFSDVSAWGMPRMLALDPQGQLLVSLADTGRILRLDQAGHAEVIAQGLNSPQGLTLLGKDLLVAEQTGVVKLPWQDSHWGPPQPFIRNLPSGGHPLKTVKVSPDGYVFVNVGSSCNVCVEDNPLRATLLRFAADGRPAGALVTLGWHAQSAVWATGLRNTQGFTWHPQTGALFATNNGADNRSSQAHGAVDDDLPPEHLNQIEGGKSYGWPYCWGDPAQPGKLFADPNMPGAAAACQQSQAPALQLPAHSTPIGITFLQHSRLPAEMREDAIVALHGSWNRKQPSGYALLRVQFRNQQPVATVPFIEGWLQDNQAWGRPVDVIVGADGWLYVSDDLTGWIYRIREKTLQ
- a CDS encoding SMP-30/gluconolactonase/LRE family protein, with the translated sequence MQSFISNTPSWIQWLLASSLTLTSLASHAHPLEPVKGLLTPESVVQAADGKIYVSEINGFGQDGDGQIRVLDHGQSSVLVQGLDDPKGLVIIANDLYIADKTRVLRVALNQPGAVAEVFLSANEFTKPPQFLNDLAADANGNLYISDSGDILGTGKGGAVYKVTPQRQVTLLLDGKIDERILAPNGLLADAKGEHLLLVDFTSGVLYSYDLAGKSLQEMARGFGGGDGLVRQANGTIYVSDWKSGKIFKVDAQHKVTLIKQGYQSAADIALSQDDHHLLVPDMKAGELDILPLR